DNA from Hwangdonia lutea:
ATTCAATGTTTTTCATTCCTACAAATGAAAAAACCAGAACTTCACCAGTAGAAGCTTTAATGGTGTATTTACCATCAAAATCTGTTTGTGCTCCTCTAGTCGTTCCTTTTACTAATACGCTTACTCCAGGCAGCGGCAAACCATCCATAGATGATATTACTTCTCCTGAAATCGTTTTCTCTTGTGCATTAGAGAATTGAATTGAAAACGCCATTATTAGCGTTAACAACCATGTCAACTTTAATTTCATATAACAATTATTTTGAGTTAGTCAACCGCAAACATCTTAATAAAATATTAAATAAACAAAGAATTACCTTAAAAAAACGTTAACAAAAGCAACAATTAACATTTACTTAAATATGTATTTAATAAAAATACAAGGATATCAATTAATATATTTTTAAAATTATTTGTAAAATCTAAGAATTCAATAATCAAAAATGCATTTTTCACATAAATCGAAATAATTTTATTATGTACGCATAATAAATAGCTGTAAAAATTATAGATTTGACAATATTTATACCATGTTATTAAAAAACTATTCAAATAAGGTATTGGAATGCGGAACGGACGAAGCCGGACGCGGTTGTCTTGCAGGACCCGTAACCGCTGCTGCCGTTATACTTCCACAAGACTTTTTAAATTCAATTTTAAACGATTCCAAACAGTTAAGCGAAAAAAAAAGAACACTTTTAAGGCCTTTAATAGAAACCGACGCCCTAACTTTTGGGGTTGCTCACATTTTTCAAGACGAAATAGACCGCATCAATATTCTTAACGCTTCAATTTTGGCCATGCATGAATCAATACATAAGCTAAAGCCTGTCCCAGAATATATTATAGTTGATGGTAACAAGTTCAAACCTTATAACAATATTCCATTTAAAACCATAGTAAAAGGCGACAGTAAATATTTAAGCATTGCCGCCGCTTCTATTTTGGCAAAAACACATCGCGATTTATATATGGATAAAATCCATGCGGAATTCCCCATGTACAATTGGAAACAAAATAAAGGTTATCCCACTAAAGAACATAGAGAAGCCATTAAGAAATATGGCATAACAAAATACCACAGAAAATCGTTTAAGCTTTTGCCCGAGCAATCAAGCATTTTAAAACTGAAATTTTAGGTTTAGATTCCCGCTTTCGCGATAATGACAATTTCAATTGAAACCTAAATGTAAGCCATTGAGAAATTTTTTTCGATTAAAACTTAATATTTAAGTTTAATTCTATTTGATTTTCTAATGCTTTCCATCTCATTTAAAGTGAAAAATATGTAGGTTTGTAAAATAGTTTCCGGTTTTAACGGTAGTAACAGTTTCAACAGTAACCTTGTGCCGAAGCCTCAAGGATTTTTTTAAAATAAGACCTTACATGAGATTTTTTTGTTTTGCCCTCTTTATTGCAGTATTTAGTTGCACTAAACATAAAACAACCCGAACCAAACTGAATCAATTTATTCCAGAAAATGCTTCGGTTATTTTAAAAACCTCAAATATTGAAGGTTTAAAAAGTGCCGTTCAAAACAATGATTTTATTCAAAAACTATCAAAAAGCAATTCCTATAAAACCTTAGAAAGTAAACTTGATGCATTATCACTACTACAACCCAAAGGCGAGCTGCTCGTGTGTTTTTCAAATGATAAATCTGACAGCCTTCAATATTCAATTGTAACAAAATACCATAAAAACTTAGTCAAAACAGACTCACTGCCTAATTATATTGAAGAAACCATAACACAAAAAAACAGCTCGATTACTAAATCGAAACTAAATAACAACACGTTTTATAGCACTATAATTGATAGTATATTTTTCGCTTCGTCTTCAAAAAAAATTATGGATGCGGCCTTTTTACATATTAATGAAAATGCCGAATTGGAGAAAATTTACAACACTACGGACCAAAACAAATCGTTGTCCGTCATCATGATATCCGACAATGCGTTTGTAAAATCGTTGTTTATTGAAGATTCCATTTCCCTTAAAAATTTCTCAAACTATTTTGCGCTAGATGCCGATATTAATCAAGATGAAATTTTAATTAACGGAATTACCAAAGCAACCGATTCTTCAGACAGTTTAATTCATGTTTTTAAGCACACCGTCCCGCAAGAAAATGAAATTCAAAATATAACGCCTTCAAATAGCGATGGTTTTTTGAGTTTTACATTTGATAATTTTAAAACTTTTGAAACCAACGTATCAAAATTCAACAAAACCGATTCGATTCCAAGCACCGAACTTTTTGATTACGTTACTGAAATTGGTGTAATTTATGAAGATAAAAATCGGGCCATCGTACTAAATTCCATTGATGTTATTGCCACCAAAGATGCTTTACTAAGCGAGCTGAATGTTACCGACACCTATAGGCAAATTGAAATTTTTAGCTTTAGTAAACCGCAAGTGTTTTCAAACACATTCCACCCTTTAATCAGCTTCAATAATGCCACAAAATATTGTGTAGTAGATAACTTTTTTGTGTTTGCCGATAGCTTAGAAATGCTTCAAAACATTATTGCTAATTATCAAAACAAAACCACGTTAAGCCAGCAATCTTATTTTAAGTCTATCAAAGCGAATTTAAGCGACCAATCGTCGTTATTAATGGTTGTAAATCCGTCGATTTTAAAAACTATTTTAGATAAAAATCTTCAAGACAATTCAAACTACACGTTAAACAAATACAAGGCTTCGGCATTACAATTTATATACGACACCAATTTTGCGCACGTAAATGGTATTATTAAAAAAGCAAAAACCAGAGGCTACCAAAACTCTATTTCTGAGGTGTTTAACATTAAATTAAATGCCGATTTGCTAAACCAGCCCCAATTTGTTACCAACCACCGGACAAATCAAAAAGAGATTGTGGTGCAAGATGTAAATAACCAATTGTATTTAATTTCAAACAAAGGAAAAATCCTTTGGAAAAAACAATTACAGGGCGCTGTTTTAGGCAAAATTGAGCAGATTGATATTTACAAAAACGGTAGGCTACAACTCGTATTCGCAACCCCAAAACGCATTTATGTGATTGACCGAAACGGTAACGATGTAGCCCCTTTTCCTAAAAAATTTAGCGACCAAATTACGCAGCCACTTTCGGTTTTTGATTATGATAAAAAGAAAAAGTACAGGCTATTGGTTACCCAAAATAAAAAAGTGTTTATGTACGATGTTAGCGGAAAAATTGTAAAAGGGTTCACCTTTAAATCGGCCAGCAAAACCATCAATAGCCAGCCACAACATTTTAGAATGAGCGGTAAGGATTATTTAACCTTTAAAACCGAAGACCGTCTTTATATTTTAGATCGCACCGGAAAAACCAGGGTAAAACCAAAAACTAGCGTTAATTTCTCAAATCAAAACGTGTTTCTTTATAACAACAAGTTTACCACTACAACAAACAACGGTCATTTAGTATCAATCGATACTCGTGGAAATACGGCAACTCAAAATTTAAACCTCTCAGACCATCATCATTTAGACACCACAAGCAAAACATTGGTTACGCTTACCGATAACAAACTCACTATAAAAAGCAGAACCATCGAGCTTGATTTTGGCAATTACACCCCACCAAAAATATTTTATTTGAATGATAAAATTTATGTTTCGGTAACCGATTTACAGGCTCAAAAAATTCACCTATACGATAGTCAGGCTAAACCCATTGCAAACTTTCCGGTTTACGGAAATTCTCAAATAAGCTTAGACAATATAGACAAAGACCGAAATTTAGAATTTGTTACAAAAGGAGATAGCGACGCCATCATTTTATATCAAATGAATTAATTTCAATTTTTAATACAAATTAAGGTTTTGCAATTACAAACTAATTTCTATCTTTAGGCAGCTATTAATCAAATATTTACAATGACACTATCTAAAAATGCAATACGCATCCCTATGATTGGGATGATGCTACTGTTTTTCGTATCAAGCGCTTACGCACAAACCAAACAATTAAAACGTCCAAAAAGTAAAGTCAATATCTCAAGTGTTGATAATTTTGTAGCACAATCTTTCGATTTATACGATAAAGTCTATAAATACGATGGTTACGCAGCAGCAGGCACACCTCTTGACGATGATGACATTGATGTTCTGGAAGATGCGCTTGATGATCTATCTGGTTTAAGCGACAGCGCGCCAGATATTTTAGGCGATATTGATGGAGCCAGTGTTTTAAAACAAGCCAAAGCTACGTTGCAAATTAACAAAGCGAAAAAAGCCT
Protein-coding regions in this window:
- a CDS encoding ribonuclease HII; the encoded protein is MLLKNYSNKVLECGTDEAGRGCLAGPVTAAAVILPQDFLNSILNDSKQLSEKKRTLLRPLIETDALTFGVAHIFQDEIDRINILNASILAMHESIHKLKPVPEYIIVDGNKFKPYNNIPFKTIVKGDSKYLSIAAASILAKTHRDLYMDKIHAEFPMYNWKQNKGYPTKEHREAIKKYGITKYHRKSFKLLPEQSSILKLKF
- a CDS encoding ribonuclease HII, with product MRFFCFALFIAVFSCTKHKTTRTKLNQFIPENASVILKTSNIEGLKSAVQNNDFIQKLSKSNSYKTLESKLDALSLLQPKGELLVCFSNDKSDSLQYSIVTKYHKNLVKTDSLPNYIEETITQKNSSITKSKLNNNTFYSTIIDSIFFASSSKKIMDAAFLHINENAELEKIYNTTDQNKSLSVIMISDNAFVKSLFIEDSISLKNFSNYFALDADINQDEILINGITKATDSSDSLIHVFKHTVPQENEIQNITPSNSDGFLSFTFDNFKTFETNVSKFNKTDSIPSTELFDYVTEIGVIYEDKNRAIVLNSIDVIATKDALLSELNVTDTYRQIEIFSFSKPQVFSNTFHPLISFNNATKYCVVDNFFVFADSLEMLQNIIANYQNKTTLSQQSYFKSIKANLSDQSSLLMVVNPSILKTILDKNLQDNSNYTLNKYKASALQFIYDTNFAHVNGIIKKAKTRGYQNSISEVFNIKLNADLLNQPQFVTNHRTNQKEIVVQDVNNQLYLISNKGKILWKKQLQGAVLGKIEQIDIYKNGRLQLVFATPKRIYVIDRNGNDVAPFPKKFSDQITQPLSVFDYDKKKKYRLLVTQNKKVFMYDVSGKIVKGFTFKSASKTINSQPQHFRMSGKDYLTFKTEDRLYILDRTGKTRVKPKTSVNFSNQNVFLYNNKFTTTTNNGHLVSIDTRGNTATQNLNLSDHHHLDTTSKTLVTLTDNKLTIKSRTIELDFGNYTPPKIFYLNDKIYVSVTDLQAQKIHLYDSQAKPIANFPVYGNSQISLDNIDKDRNLEFVTKGDSDAIILYQMN